The following coding sequences are from one Octopus bimaculoides isolate UCB-OBI-ISO-001 chromosome 3, ASM119413v2, whole genome shotgun sequence window:
- the LOC106882473 gene encoding 2-acylglycerol O-acyltransferase 2-A, translating to MNILGSVFAPIPFERRIQTAFVFLWTLGFICLGFGSLAIFIYLLFTKYYFILLAYLIWYIYDINTCEQGGRCLLWQLNNPIWKYFADYFPINLIKTAELDPSKNYIVGYHPRTILLVISAGAFANFATNATGFNQMFPNMHQYLCILIGQFRFPFYRDHLMTTGCLYG from the coding sequence ATGAATATATTAGGATCAGTGTTTGCTCCAATTCCTTTTGAAAGACGTATACAGACAGCTTTTGTCTTTCTATGGACACTGGGTTTCATATGCTTGGGTTTTGGAAGTCTTGCCATCTTCATCTACCTTTTGTTcactaaatattatttcatacttCTGGCTTATTTAATATGGTACATCTATGACATCAACACATGTGAGCAAGGAGGCCGTTGTCTTCTGTGGCAATTAAACAATCCCATTTGGAAATACTTTGCTGATTACTTTCCTATAAATCTCATCAAGACAGCAGAGCTTGATCCATCCAAGAACTATATTGTTGGTTACCATCCAAGAACTATATTGTTGGTTATAAGCGCTGGTGCTTTTGCTAACTTTGCAACAAATGCAACAGGCTTTAACCAAATGTTCCCAAATATGCATCAATATTTGTGCATATTAATAGGACAGTTTCGTTTTCCATTCTACAGAGATCATCTGATGACTACTG